One part of the Solanum dulcamara chromosome 8, daSolDulc1.2, whole genome shotgun sequence genome encodes these proteins:
- the LOC129900477 gene encoding probable NADH dehydrogenase [ubiquinone] 1 alpha subcomplex subunit 5, mitochondrial — protein sequence MFLRRLARPLMMMANVKETTGIVGLEVVPNAREVLINLYRKTLEEIKSVPEDEGYRKAVESFTRHRLNVCVEEQESELIEKRLGCGQVEELIEEAQDELKLIGHMNEWKPWGVPDDYECEVIENDAPVPKHVPLHRPGPLPEEFYKTMEVVTSGKLDAPAISSGDLQSK from the exons ATGTTTCTACGGAGGTTAGCAAGGCCATTGATGATGATGGCGAATGTGAAGGAAACAACAGGTATAGTTGGTTTGGAGGTAGTCCCAAATGCAAGGGAAGTTCTGATAAATCTGTACAGGAAAACCCTAGAAGAGATCAAGTCTGTACCTGAGGACGAAGGATACCGGAAGGCAGTGGAGAGCTTCACCCGCCACCGCCTCAATGTCTGCGTGGAGGAACAGGAGTCGGAACTGATCGAGAAACGCCTTGGTTGTGGTCAGGTTGAAGAGCTCATCGAGGAAGCCCAGGATGAACTTAAGCTCATTGGTCACATGAACG AGTGGAAACCTTGGGGTGTTCCCGATGATTATGAATGTGAAGTGATTGAAAATGATGCTCCAGTACCAAAACACGTTCCTCTGCACCGCCCTGGTCCTCTCCCTGAGGAATTCTACAAGACAATGGAGGTGGTTACTTCTGGCAAATTGGATGCACCTGCAATTTCATCGGGTGACTTGCAATCAAAGTAG